TGAGCACCTGGCTCCctggggcagaaagggagggggcCCAAATATCAAGGGTCCCCAGCGGGAGAAGCAGCTGGAGGGTGGGATACCAAGGTTGCTCAATGAGGAGGAGCTAGAGACTCTGATTTCTGGGTCCCAGGGGAGGACACAGGCACAGCAGGGGCTGAGAGCCAGCAATCCTGGGTTTCCAAGGGAGTAGCAGGTTGGGGCCCGGACGCCTGGTACCCCGTAacgtttctccccctccccaggggtgGGAAACACGAGCCCGACCCTTGCCTGGAGCCAGCCCCAGGCCGCCGGGTGGCCATGCGGAGCCTGCCATCGAACGGAGAGCTGGACCCCGACGTCCTGGAGAGCATGGCTTCGCTGGGCTGCTTCAGGGACCGCGAGCGGCTGCACCGCGAGCTCCGCAGCGAGGAGTAAGACCCCCTGCTTCAGGGACGCACACCAGCTGGCTGACGTCCAGCCAGCCGGCCGCTGCGCCCCGACCAGCCAGCGGAGGGCGCGCCCGGGCCTCGCGCACGCGCAGACTCCGTGGGGCGTGGCGCCCGGCCGCTAGAGGGGGCGTGGCTTAGAGTTCCCACGTGGAGCTGTTCCCAGAGCAACCAGGAGGGGGCGGCAGGACACGGGGCAGCGTGGGGAGACTAGATGCTGCAAAGTACCGGTAGGTGGTGAGGCCCACGTGGTGTCCCACAGAGTACTTGCAAATAGCAAGTGCTCGATTATTCGGAACTGTCACGACTGAGTCAAGTAAGGGTCCAATGTGCACCGACACAAAGTCTCACCGTGTCCATGCCTAGGAAGAGGGAAGCATGGGCGCAGATACCAGTGTACCAGGCTCCCGAGAGCCACAGCTACAGGGAGGGGGTGAGACCTCTGGAGTCCAACTCCTGACCCCAGgcctctcccaccctctccctcccttccccatcagGGAGAACCAAGAAAAGATGATATATTATCTGCTTCTGGATCGGAAGGAGCGGTATCCCAGCTGTGAGGACCAGGACCTGCCTCCCCGGAATGATGTCGGTgagaaggcagggctgggggtccAGACCCCAGACTCTGGAGCGGGGGAAGGGGCTGCAGGCCTtaggattttgcttttgttttgttcaagattttatttgagagagagattttatttttttatttttaaagtgggtaaacctctgttttttaaagattttatttatttgagagagagagcatgagagggggtagggtcagaggaagaagcagactccctgttgagcagggagcctgatgtgggacttgatactgggactccaggatcatgacctgagctgaaggcagtcacttaaccaacggagccacccaggcaccccccccttttttttaagtgggtaaacctctgttttttaaagattttatttatttatttattattatttattagagagagagagcaccagcagagtgaggggcagagggagaagcaggttccccgctgagcagggagccaaatgcgggactcgatcccaggaccctaagatcatgacctgagccgaaggcagaacttcaaccaactgagccacccaggcgcccctagcttcCGGGTTTAGGCTCCCTGACCCGCTCTGTGAACTTGTCAAAAGTCTCCTCTCTGCACCTCCGTTTTCCACCTCTGCGAGTGCCATGTACAGCTGGGTGAAGATGGCTTCTGACTGGCTTGAAACTCTCCGCCCTCAGACCCCCCTCGGAAACGTGTGGATTCCCCCATGCTGAGCCGACACGGGAAGCGGCGGCCCGAGCGGAAGTCCATGGAAGTTCTGAGCATCACGGATGCTGGGGGCGGtggctccccagtgcccaccCGCCGGGCTCTGGAGATGGCCCAGCACAGTCAGAGGTGAGAGCCCCTGGCCCTCCCGTGGGTCCACAGCTCTGGGTGGGTTGGGAGGGGGTTCAGGGTCTATCCCCAGCTCCACCTCAGGGGCCCCTCTCAGGGCCTCAAATCCCCATCGCAAAGGTGTGGAAGGGAAAGGACATCTGAGCCTTGAGAACCCACATACctgatctaaaaacaaaacaaaacaaaacaaaaatctctcctGGAAACAGATCCCGTAGTGTCAGTGGAGCCTCCACCGGTCTGTCCTCCAGCCCTCTCAGCAGCCCACGGGTAAGCCCCGATTCATTAAGAAGGGGTAAAGGGGTGAACACTGGACCAGAAACTACAATTCCCAAGAAGTCTTGAGGCATTGCCTCTTTGTCTCTAAAGGGCCCCCAATCCCGTTTTAGAGCATTGCACATTTCCACCTCCGATAGGATCCGATTTTTAGTGTTTCAAGTGTTCCTTTATGCGCTTAACAAAAGCTAATTGAGCGCCTACTGTGTACCAGTCACTGTGCTACAGCAGTGAGCATGATAGAAAAAGTCCCTATccccaaaaaaaggggggggggtggaggcgGGTGGGTAATAATTGGACTACAAGTTCCAGCATGCATCGGGACCCATCTCTGTGAGTATGGGCCTATGGGGTTCCTAAAGGCTCCTGGGAGTTGTAGTCCGCCATCTCACTCGTTTCCCCTCTTCACAGAgtcctgtcttttccttctcaCCGGAGCCCGGGGCCGGAGATGAGGCTCGGGGCGGGGGCTCCCCGACTTCCAAAACGCAGACGCTGCCTTCTCGCggccccaggggtgggggtgccggGGAGCAGCCTCCGCCCCCCAGTGCCCGCTCCACACCTCTGCCTGGCCCCCCAGGCTCCCCGCGCTCCTCTGGGGGCACCCCCTTGCATTCGCCCCTGCACACGCCCCGGGCCAGCCCCACTGGGACGCCAGGAACAACGCCACCCCCAAGCCCTGGCGGTGGCGTCGGGGGAGCCGCCTGGAGGAGTCGTCTCAACTCCATCCGCAACAGTTTCCTGGGTTCCCCTCGCTTTCATCGGCGCAAGATGCAGGGTACGGGGTCCCCCAGGGTGCAAGGGCTGGGGGCCTAGATTCCCGTGTTGTGTGAGAAGATGGGGCTGGGAGTAGAAATTTAGGTGttggggacagggggtggggcTTTGAGTgctggaggaaggaggagccTCTCTGAAGGACACCTCCATTCAGTGCCTTGGCTCATCTTATCATTGGCTCATGGCGAGCAAGTTCCACCCTCGGAGGGCGTGGTCTACCTGGAGAGGGCTGGCATCCCCAGCAGGACCACCAGGTAGCATGCCAAGTGGGCTTTAGCTACTGGGAGGTGAATGGGCACTGGGATCTGGAACCTCTAGTTGGAGGGGACTACTGGCCCACGTGCTGGACCCAGGGTAATGGGCAAGTGTTGATCATACTCTCCCCTCCTTCACCGCACGCCAGTCCCCACTGCTGAGGAGATGTCCAGCTTGACGCCAGAGTCCTCTCCAGAGTAAGTCTGACAGGGAAGGGAAGCCAGAGGTTGGAGGGAGGGATTTATTCTCTGAGCCTGCTCCTGACCCACCTCCAACCCTCCCCTTTCACTCAGGTTGGCAAAACGCTCCTGGTTTGGAAACTTCATCTCCTTggacaaagaagaacaaatattcctTGTGCTGAAGGACAAACCCCTCAGCAGCATCAAAGCGGACATCGTCCATGCCTTCCTGTCGGTGAGGGGCCTGGGTCTCCCTGTGTCCTGGCCAGCACAAGACTACAAATCCCAGCATCCCCCGGAGTCCACCTC
The DNA window shown above is from Mustela nigripes isolate SB6536 chromosome 17, MUSNIG.SB6536, whole genome shotgun sequence and carries:
- the BRSK1 gene encoding serine/threonine-protein kinase BRSK1 isoform X2 encodes the protein MSTRTRNICRYLVLEHVSGGELFDYLVKKGRLTPKEARKFFRQIVSALDFCHSYSICHRDLKPENLLLDEKNNIRIADFGMASLQVGDSLLETSCGSPHYACPEVIKGEKYDGRRADMWSCGVILFALLVGALPFDDDNLRQLLEKVKRGVFHMPHFIPPDCQSLLRGMIEVEPEKRLSLEQIQKHPWYLGGKHEPDPCLEPAPGRRVAMRSLPSNGELDPDVLESMASLGCFRDRERLHRELRSEEENQEKMIYYLLLDRKERYPSCEDQDLPPRNDVDPPRKRVDSPMLSRHGKRRPERKSMEVLSITDAGGGGSPVPTRRALEMAQHSQRSRSVSGASTGLSSSPLSSPRSPVFSFSPEPGAGDEARGGGSPTSKTQTLPSRGPRGGGAGEQPPPPSARSTPLPGPPGSPRSSGGTPLHSPLHTPRASPTGTPGTTPPPSPGGGVGGAAWRSRLNSIRNSFLGSPRFHRRKMQVPTAEEMSSLTPESSPELAKRSWFGNFISLDKEEQIFLVLKDKPLSSIKADIVHAFLSIPSLSHSVLSQTSFRAEYKASGGPSVFQKPVRFQVDISSSEGPEPSPRRDGSGSGGIYSVTFTLISGPSRRFKRVVETIQAQLLSTHDQPSVQALADEKNGAQTRPAGTPPRSLQPQAGRPDPELTSSPRRGPAKDKKLLATNGTPLP